A part of Bacteroidales bacterium genomic DNA contains:
- a CDS encoding glycoside hydrolase family 127 protein: MKKYKLFVGITLSFFALGTTSVFAQGGDQMLDGIGETGLIARYTLKEDVKDWSRNNLHGSVQGSDFRFVEDPQFGHVISLPEDGEAFISIPGESVTGEESLSITGWIYLRSAKSGQLFFDCGKNSQSHFFAAPAGTQDKKGYQAQILTESDAYVASSPAAAVDKWNHLAVVIDVPSQTLSTYLNGDLVGKTENVELELEDLFGNHSGENELYIGKSLAVGNTYLDAKLHDFRIYRIPLSERQIARIHDNALKKEEEVVSTRDESDRDLPAFSETSPQLYNAYLTSVPDIQVETTVGNLPRLPRYVQGVYSNNIEGPDVRVLWPAPEDNSQVLTPGTYTVTGKVAGTDIQPNAIVTVKQAKEPAAPDRSLEAFNLDQVLLNTDIHSRKTKFIENRDKFITGLVNTNPDNFLYMFRNAFGQEQPEGAEPLGVWDSQETKLRGHATGHYLSAIAQSYASTVYDASLQANFADKMEYMVNTLYELSQMSGQPQTVGSEHVSDPTAVPPGPDASGYNSDLSKEGIRTDYWNWGKGFISAYPPDQFIMLEKGASYGGDDTQIWAPYYTLHKILAGLMDIYQVSGNEKALEIVEGMGDWVYARLSQLPTDTLLSMWNRYIAGEYGGMNEAMARLYRLTNEPHYLEGAQLFDNIKVFFGDADHSHGLARNVDLFRSLHANQHVPQIKGALETYRVSKDPEYYHIADNFWNRATHDYMYSIGGVAGARNPNNAECFTAEPSTLYENGFAAGGQNETCATYNLLKLTRSLFLFNQRAELMDYYERGLYNHILASVAEHSPANTYHVPLRPGSIKRFGNPDMTGFTCCNGTALESSTKLQNTIYFKSPDNQALYVNLYVPSTLKWTEKNITVTQTTAYPKEDHTRLTIQGHGRFDLNVRVPHWATKGFFVKINGQEEKVQAEPGSYLTLSRQWKDGDTVELRMPFQFHLDPVMDQQNIASLFYGPVLLAAQESEPRTQWRKMTFDAEDISKSISGDPEQLRFTIDGVVFKPFYETYGRHSVYLDVTLK, from the coding sequence ATGAAAAAATACAAGCTGTTCGTTGGAATAACACTAAGTTTTTTTGCTTTGGGTACAACTTCGGTATTTGCACAAGGAGGTGATCAAATGTTAGACGGAATTGGAGAGACAGGATTAATTGCCCGCTATACCTTGAAAGAGGATGTAAAGGACTGGTCCCGTAACAACCTGCATGGCAGCGTGCAAGGCTCTGATTTCAGGTTTGTAGAAGACCCCCAGTTCGGTCATGTCATTTCTTTACCCGAAGATGGTGAAGCATTTATTTCAATCCCGGGCGAATCAGTGACAGGAGAAGAATCACTGAGTATCACCGGATGGATTTACCTGCGTTCTGCGAAAAGCGGGCAGCTGTTTTTCGATTGTGGAAAAAACAGCCAGTCGCATTTCTTTGCTGCTCCAGCAGGTACTCAGGATAAAAAGGGGTATCAGGCTCAAATCCTGACTGAATCTGATGCCTATGTTGCCAGTTCACCAGCGGCGGCAGTTGATAAATGGAACCATTTGGCCGTTGTGATCGATGTTCCCTCCCAAACATTGAGCACATACCTGAATGGTGACCTTGTGGGCAAGACAGAGAACGTAGAGCTGGAACTGGAAGACCTCTTCGGGAACCATTCAGGAGAAAATGAACTCTATATAGGAAAGTCACTGGCTGTTGGTAATACGTATTTAGATGCCAAATTGCACGATTTCCGAATCTATAGAATTCCTCTAAGTGAAAGACAAATTGCCAGGATTCACGATAATGCTTTGAAAAAGGAAGAAGAGGTAGTCAGCACAAGAGATGAATCAGACCGGGATCTTCCAGCGTTTTCCGAAACATCTCCTCAGTTGTATAATGCATATCTCACCAGCGTTCCGGATATTCAAGTGGAGACCACAGTGGGGAATCTTCCCAGATTACCACGTTATGTACAGGGCGTTTACAGCAACAATATTGAAGGGCCGGATGTAAGGGTGCTCTGGCCGGCACCTGAAGATAATAGTCAGGTGCTTACCCCAGGCACATATACAGTAACAGGAAAGGTTGCCGGAACAGACATACAACCCAATGCGATTGTCACAGTTAAACAAGCTAAAGAGCCTGCTGCACCGGATCGCAGTCTGGAAGCTTTTAATTTGGATCAGGTTTTATTAAACACGGATATTCATAGTCGCAAAACAAAATTCATAGAGAACCGTGATAAATTTATAACAGGCCTTGTCAATACAAATCCTGACAATTTTCTTTATATGTTTCGCAATGCCTTTGGACAGGAACAGCCTGAAGGAGCTGAACCACTGGGGGTATGGGACAGTCAGGAAACGAAACTGCGCGGTCATGCTACAGGCCATTATCTTAGTGCTATAGCCCAGTCGTATGCGAGTACCGTTTATGATGCCTCGCTCCAGGCCAATTTTGCTGATAAGATGGAATATATGGTCAATACCCTGTATGAATTATCACAGATGTCCGGTCAACCCCAAACAGTCGGAAGCGAACATGTGTCAGACCCGACAGCTGTGCCACCTGGTCCGGATGCATCAGGCTATAATTCCGATTTGAGCAAAGAAGGTATCCGAACGGATTACTGGAACTGGGGCAAAGGCTTTATCAGTGCCTACCCGCCAGACCAGTTTATCATGCTGGAAAAGGGTGCCAGCTATGGAGGCGATGATACTCAAATCTGGGCACCCTACTATACCTTGCATAAAATTCTGGCCGGGCTGATGGATATTTATCAGGTCAGTGGCAATGAAAAGGCGCTGGAAATAGTAGAAGGGATGGGTGACTGGGTATATGCCCGTCTGAGCCAGCTGCCAACCGACACACTCCTAAGCATGTGGAACAGATATATTGCAGGAGAGTATGGGGGAATGAACGAAGCTATGGCAAGGCTGTATCGGCTGACCAACGAACCTCATTATCTGGAAGGTGCACAGTTATTTGATAACATTAAGGTGTTTTTTGGTGATGCGGATCATTCCCACGGACTGGCCAGGAATGTAGATCTGTTTCGTTCTTTACATGCCAACCAACATGTTCCCCAGATTAAGGGGGCACTGGAAACCTATCGCGTTTCTAAGGATCCGGAATATTATCATATAGCGGATAATTTCTGGAATAGGGCCACTCATGATTATATGTACAGCATCGGAGGAGTGGCCGGAGCACGTAACCCCAATAACGCGGAATGCTTCACAGCTGAACCGTCCACCCTTTATGAAAACGGCTTCGCCGCTGGTGGCCAGAATGAAACCTGTGCAACCTACAATCTGCTCAAATTAACCAGAAGCCTTTTTCTCTTTAATCAGCGTGCAGAGTTAATGGATTATTACGAGCGTGGACTTTACAATCACATTCTTGCTTCTGTTGCCGAGCACTCCCCTGCCAATACTTATCACGTGCCTTTGAGACCAGGTTCTATCAAACGGTTTGGTAACCCGGATATGACAGGTTTTACCTGTTGTAACGGTACGGCTCTGGAGAGCAGTACAAAACTTCAAAACACTATTTATTTCAAAAGTCCAGACAACCAGGCTTTGTATGTGAACCTGTATGTGCCTTCCACATTAAAATGGACGGAAAAGAATATAACTGTTACGCAAACAACAGCTTATCCAAAAGAAGACCACACCCGGCTAACCATTCAGGGCCATGGCAGGTTTGATCTGAATGTACGTGTGCCGCATTGGGCAACCAAAGGATTTTTTGTGAAGATCAATGGCCAGGAAGAAAAGGTTCAGGCTGAGCCAGGAAGTTATCTTACTTTAAGCCGTCAATGGAAAGACGGGGATACGGTTGAGTTGCGCATGCCGTTT
- a CDS encoding HigA family addiction module antidote protein — translation MIRLPNIHPGEILVEEFLRPMDISAYRLAKEVGISQTRISQIIKGKRRATADTASRLSAFFGNTPKFWPGLWNDYGLEEESHHNNDTLKIIRDIRTPKTEK, via the coding sequence ATGATTAGATTACCCAATATCCACCCAGGAGAAATTTTAGTTGAGGAATTCCTTAGGCCAATGGATATTAGTGCCTATAGATTGGCCAAGGAAGTAGGCATATCCCAAACGAGAATTTCTCAAATAATTAAAGGTAAGCGCCGTGCCACTGCTGATACAGCTTCAAGGTTAAGTGCTTTCTTTGGTAATACTCCAAAATTTTGGCCTGGTCTTTGGAATGACTATGGCCTCGAAGAAGAATCCCACCACAATAATGATACCCTGAAAATAATCAGGGACATTCGTACCCCAAAGACAGAAAAATAA